From Astyanax mexicanus isolate ESR-SI-001 chromosome 13, AstMex3_surface, whole genome shotgun sequence, the proteins below share one genomic window:
- the zgc:113278 gene encoding translocating chain-associated membrane protein 1-like 1-like — translation MGFRKKNKSPPVLSHEFVIQNHADMVSCVAMIILLGLMFEVTAKFAIMFITVQYNVTQTSEEKPEPVNFYQYGPKDIATVFFYLLIAIILHALIQEYVLDKINRRLHLSKTKHSKFNESGQLAAFYLFSFIWGCSILTAEEFVTNPTFLWEGYPHTHMTFQVKFFYICQIAYWFHALPELYFQKVRKEDIPRQLYYICLYIFHITGAYILNLHRLGLVLLIPHYLVELLFHASRLFYFSNENKQKGFTLWALLFVIARLLTLTLSVLTFGFGLSRTDNQGFSLAEGNFNVLTVRMTCLSAICLTQAWMMWKFINFQLKKWREQSQIQASKKKTVSPKSKPTKKDSSRGGSVNGVMKPEEKTSPRARKTKAS, via the exons ATGGGCTTCAGAAAGAAGAACAAGAGCCCCCCGGTTCTGAGCCACGAGTTTGTGATCCAGAATCACGCCGATATGGTTTCGTGTGTGGCGATGATCATCCTGCTGGGGCTGATGTTCGAG GTAACGGCAAAGTTTGCCATCATGTTCATCACTGTCCAGTACAATGTCACTCAAACATCAG AAGAGAAGCCTGAGCCGGTGAACTTTTACCAGTACGGACCGAAGGACATCGCCACGGTCTTCTTCTACCTGCTCATCGCCATCATCCTCCACGCCCTGATCCAGGAATACGTGCTGGAC AAGATTAACCGGCGGCTGCACTTGTCTAAAACGAAGCACAGTAAGTTTAATGAGTCGGGTCAGCTGGCAGCGTTCTACCTGTTCTCCTTCATCTGGGGCTGCAGCATCCTCACCGCC GAGGAATTTGTGACAAATCCCACGTTTCTGTGGGAGGGATACCCTCATACCCACATGAC TTTTCAGGTTAAGTTCTTCTACATCTGCCAGATTGCCTACTGGTTCCACGCCCTTCCAGAACTCTACTTTCAGAAGGTCAGAAAG gaggACATTCCTCGTCAGCTTTACTACATCTGCCTTTATATTTTCCACATCACTGGTGCCTACATCCTGAA TCTTCACCGGTTGGGTCTGGTCCTTTTGATTCCTCACTACCTGGTGGAGCTGCTCTTCCACGCCTCACGACTCTTCTACTTCAGTAACGAGAACAAGCAGAAAGG gtttacACTGTGGGCGCTCCTCTTCGTTATCGCTCGTCTCCTGACGCTCACTCTTTCTGTTTTGACGTTTGGGTTCGGATTGTCTCGTACGGATAATCAGGGATTCTCATTGGCAGAAGGAAACTTTAATGTTCTCACTGTCAG gatgaCGTGTCTGTCGGCTATCTGTCTGACTCAGGCCTGGATGATGTGGAAATTCATCAACTTCCAGCTGAAGAAGTGGAGAGAGCAGAGCCAGATCCAGGCCAGCAAGAAGAAAACAGTCAGTCCTAAAAGCAAACCCACCAAGAAAGACTCGTCCAGGG GAGGATCAGTGAACGGAGTGATGAAACCGGAGGAGAAAACGTCACCCAGAGCCAGAAAAACGAAAGCCTCCTAG